ACATTCATTGTGTTTAGTTTTAATGGACTGCTTAAAACTACATATTCACATTGTTCAAGCatgaaaaaaatttaaaaaaataaaggGTATGTAGTTTAAAGACACAAATAAACGTCAATCATATATTTACGAatataaaagataaacaaatgactgagactgAAACAATACTTTGTTTAATTTGTGCTTTATTAGTGTAGATTTCACGTAAAAGTAATATATTTCAATAAATCGAACTATTTATCAGCAATATGTATAATAAACGTTCCGTGTATTGCACGGATCACAAGACTAGTTTTTATTTAAGATAGTCTTAATTTAAGATGGTTCTTACACTTAGTTAAAATAAAAATGACAATAAAAAGATGAGAGGTCATAAGTTAAGACCGTCTTAAATAAGATGAGTTGAACATAACAATAAGGCGTGGGCTATCCTAATCCACCTACGACCTAGGTAGCACGAACACTTCTCCTAATCAGTCGTCCCGTGTCCGACATGTCGGACACCGATACTCCTTGGACACACGCCAAAACGTGTCAGACACCTAAAAAGTCGTGTCTAATTTTCTACATTTATTCGGGGACGTGTCCGACGTGATGACATTTGTACATTatttggggtgaatgatgttctttaaaCGAGAAATGAGCTGTCAAAAGATATTGATTAGAAGATTCGTTTGGATGGtaaatgaaaatgagttataatcaaGAGCAAGTTTTATCTTCACttgtttaaatttaatatcaaatacttttataaaaataaaatcgaacgtttataattataaaatatatattttattaaatttaaataatgtgtcccatgtcctaaatttcatgggatgtcgtgtcatgtgtccgttttggtgctacctagcccGTGACTatccccaagcagaaggtcgagtTAACTGAGGTACCAATATTTTAGCCCTTAATCCCATTTTAATTATCTCGACTCACTTACCCCTTCCAACCAGAAAGGTCACCAACCCAATCATTTCTCACTTTCAATCATTTCTCATATTCTCTACCCTACTAAAATCTCTCTCTTACAAATGAGATGTGGACACCTATTGGATCACCAAAGAGGTCAAGGTGAGCAAAAGAGGTCACAAATTGACATCTTCTTGCCTTGGCCACTCATTGGGTCATGCTAATTTATTGCCTTAATTATGATCAAGATGACCTTAATTTTGTTGATGATCTTGCTTAGACATGGTCAGCAGGGTAAGGTGACGGTGGACAGTAGAATAATAAACATATTCACAGTCACCACTCACCGCCTATAGTTAGAGTAACACACCTTGCTAATGTGAGAGTTAATGTGAGAGTACGGACTACGGAGTACTTACTACGGAGTGTTGATAGTGAAACAGTTAGAAGAATGGAGGGTTAACTTGTCATTATATAAAGTAAGGACGATTAGCAATACCCCGCAACACAAGTAACCCACGAGAATTGCCCTGCACTTGGGTCCCACCGTCTGTCTTTTAACATAAAACTATATTGGACCCACACTCTTCCCTCCATTCTCTCACTCTCTTCCTTTTGTCTCCCACATCCCACAGACCACCACCTATTAGCCCATCACTCCTTCCTTAATCAATAGTCGTCTATACAATTATACATTATACATGTGCGTTCTGTAAACCCGTCTCAAACTCACTAACTCGCTTGTTCGTAGCACTAATTTTATGTTATGTCACTAAGTTCTGTTAGTGTTCGGTTTAATCATCTTTCACTTGTATGGTCATAGAGATACACTAAATTATGATCATAGAGATACACTAAATTTGATTTGAATTACCCTTTTTGTCTCagttatttgtttacctattatATTTATGAGTgtattatttatttgtttatttttctaTATTAGATATATTTATAAAGGGATAACCACTAGTTACTCAATAATGATATTCACAAATGGTCACCTCTTATTTCTTTGATTGTTGTGCCAAaaacaaagataaacaaatgaccgagattTAGAGAATGTAAAGAGCTAAGTTAAAAAATTTAAATacacagttaatgtattataaaactggttgtatatacaacttattcaggGGGTGTTTGGTTTGGTTGGCATcattggaatggattggaatggatttgatccattccaatgtttgtttggagcattttggaatggagttagatacccaatggattctaactccattccaagtttccaaccccttggaatcccatacccacctcTTTCCTATGGATTCAAACTCCATACCTTCATGTTTATTTTTTCAATGAACCAAACAAGTTTAGAAAGGTATGAAGTTGGAACCCCATACTTCTATGGTttctcattccaatccattccattcctaagcagcgaaccaaacgacccctcaATGTTGTTgagctttgttacaaagttgtcgagttttattaacaaaattatcgagttatggtacaaaattattgagcttaacagaataattattaaactcaataacttcgtaaaatagctcaacaacttgtAAAGCAGCTCAACgactttgtgtaagagctcaacaactttgaggcggttgtacaatgctattatacaactggttttAGGATATTATTTGTGTTAAATACACCACCTGATTTCTAAAGTGATTGACTTGAATACCGGTCTACCTTAAATATAATTTACAATAATAAATTTAATACTacttaatacttcctccattcaactccactctacctatatcacttttgtacactattcacaattgtgtcttcaatttcgattttctctcgatacgtaagtggaaatatattcatgtgggatcttgtttgattcgtctttacgagtatattaaaaatatataacttttatattttttgcaaatacgtagctaacgatatttaacgcgtaaaacacgtgttggcaaacgtgaaaaaagaaagcggtagagtggagttgaatggagaaaATACTTATTAGTTTGAAATTATTCCGATTAATCCAAAATGTTTAAATAACTTTAAAAAGCATGAGTCAACTAAGTAAACTAATTATccaatcttaaaaaaaaaatagaaaaagaaaaaacaagTAAACTAATTATCCAGCTAAATAAACTGCTTAATCAGATCCACTCTAGTCTCTAGTCTCCCATCATTCTATTTCTTTTCAGTCTCCCCTCTTCCATGTTCATCCACTCTCTTCTCCTTTTCAGTTTCAAACTTTGAATCAAACAAAAAGTACACACCACCTTGTCCACCTCTCCCATTCTCATTCATTTTTACCATTTTACCCCCACTCTCCCCTCCCTCTTTTAATTCCCAACACTAAAATATCTTTACCCTTTTTTCCCTCCTTTTATTCAAACCCCCAACCTAATTCATTTCCAAACACAATCAACTATCAATAAATACACAAATTATCGTTTAAGACGGACATATTCGTATCTACTCGTCAAAtaatctttttattgtatttaaaTTTAATTAAGTAGAGGACATTACAAAGATAGTTAATTTTATGGttgtaatagtaatagtagtggTGGTAGGTTGAGGTAGTTGAAGTTAATTATACACATTTTGTGTACACTATCGTTTTGGTAAATGTAATGGCGTCCAGAAACGGCGTCGTTAGAGGATCTTTCAACCGTCAATCATCAGCATCGAATTTGAAGTCGTCAATTAAGTCTAAACCTCCTGTACGCCGGAGTTCCTCCGCCGGCACTGCTGGTGGCGGTGTCGGCGGAGTTGACGGTGAGCTTTCCGTCTTGTTTACGACTTTTTTTAAATAATGTACTAGCTCCGccccattcatttgtttacctttttttaatCACTGGTGAACAAATGATTGTGACGGAGGGAGTACACAATTCAATGGAACAGCAGGAGTATCATATAcgtgctaaaattatttattcaTCTTGTTCGTCATTGATTtccatttatttatttgtttttgattagttttgtaAGGTTTGCTGTTGAACTCAGAATGAACAGTGAAAtattgatttttttattttttttctgattttttgcTGAAATTGATGAAATATTGTGTCGTCTTTAAACAATCAGCTTAGGGTTATGCTTGCCGTTCTTTTGGTAATAGGTTAGTGTGACTTGGAGCGGAGGAGAGGTGTTCGTTGTATATATGATTGTTAGTTGAAAGACACAAGTGATGAATGGATGCTGTATAAGTTGTGTTGCTAGTCACAAGATCTATAAAATTTAGCTTAGTTTGTGTCTGACTCTCCAACTGGGGGGTGGAACAGTGGTTGGGTGGGTTAGCAGGGGATGCTGTATAAGTTGTGTTGCTAGTCACAACATCCTCCTGAACAATGAAGAATTATCAATTCTTGCTAAGTTTTCAATTTGTTTCTTGTATACCTTACTCCATTAGTACTTCGTCCCCATAACTAAAATTTCTGGCTCTGGGAGTATAATTGCTCATCGTATATGATTGGCAAGTAAGACACAAGTGATACATGATTGTGGTCCAAGGCATGTTATCAGTTATAGGATCTATACAACTTTTTGCATATGTAGTGGTCATGTGTGAGATTGCGAGTGCCTAATTGGCAATTTATGAACTGTTTGGGCTAGTACAATGAAGCTGGACGAATTAGTTAGATGTTAAGCTTATAATGTTTCAAGTGCCATTTGGGATTGAGCTGTTGTGTGGTGCTTTTCTTTGGGTGCATAATTGGTccttttatgaagactatggacgTGGAAGTTAGAGGATTGTGTAAATGAATCGGTATGTGGCATCATGACCCGGAGAAAGTACATGAAGAGTTGAAGTGCACTTTTTTTAGCCCAAAAGGAATGTTTGCACTTGGAAGAGGTGAACACCCCCCGTCAGCAGCCTAAGAGATCGTCTTAGATGTAAAGCAATGTTTCCTGACTCGCTGTAGAATCAAGAAGTAACTAGTAAATATGTGATTCTAAATGAGCTGTGAGCTAATCTGATCTTGGAGGAGGAAGGTGGTATCTGCTGTTCATCTTAGTTTGTGGGCAGTGTACTTGAATCAAAGGAACTTTTAAGGTTAGGTACAGTAAATGTACTTGTGTTGGATGTTGGGTGAAGTTCTGTCTCATGGTAGGGATCTTTCAGCTATGCTCCTGTATTGCagtaaaatttcaattttttattttctCATGTACGGGTCATTTAGTTTTGGTTGAAGTTGCCTTTTCATTCGCATGCACTTTTTGCACGGCTTTTGATTCAGTTTTACATATTTTACATCAATGCCAGGGAGAGTCCGAGTGGCTGTGCGATTAAGGCCTAAAAATACAGAGGAATCAGTTGCAGATGCTGATTATGCTGACTGTGTTGAGCTGCAACCAGAGGTTTATTATCCCTTCATTTATTGCTCTTGGAGGTGCTACAATTTTTAAGAAAAGTTGTATCTCCTCATCATGATTTCTTCCTACGTCTTTTGTTTCTTAAGAGATCATTAACTCATCACTGTTCATCCGTCTTTCATTTCTACTGCAGCTCAAGCGATTGAAACTTCGGAAGAACAATTGGGATTCTGACACCTATGAGTTTGATGAAGTGCTTACTGATTTCTCGTCGCAGAAGCGTGTCTATGAAGTTGTTGCAAAGCCTGTTGTGGAGGTAGGTTGTCTTTGTACCTGCAGATTTTCTTTCACTTAAAGCAGCTGCAAATTGTGATCCCCTAGGAAACATCAGTCACGTTTGGTGTATTGTGTTATCTATCACAGTAGTATAGTATGACATGTAATGTTCTCTTTGCCAAACTCTTTTTGTTTGTGTGTAGTTCAATGGCATCTATTCTTTCATTCAATCATTTTATTCTGTTATCGTTATTTCCTGGTTGCAGCTTTTGGATGTTGTTGGACCTTATGAATGTTTGATGGTGGTATTTACTTGACATTATTTCTGGGTATTAGGATATGTTTGGTCGAACCCATTTCTCGCCACAAAATTTTAATGTGAATGGCAACCATAGTCTATGTTGCTCAGACTCGTTTATAAGCATCCGACACGGATGCGTGTCCAAGTGTCGGACTCGGCCATTTTAATGAAAAATATGCATAACTTGGCTTAAAATGAGGTGTCGAAGTGTCATACCCTTGTCCGAGTGTCGAGTGTCGGACACGAGTACGTGGGGGAATAAGAAGAGTCAGAGTAACATAGACCATAGTACTAATTTATAAGAACGTTTTGTGTAGCATAAGCTTTTTTGGTTGGTTGGCCATGTTTTTGCTTCAATCAGCCTATCCCTACGCGGCATCCACTCCCCAACCTAAATCAAAGCCAAACCCCTCACCCCTTCTCGGAATTCACCACTCACTTTCCCATCACCATCACCCATCTCCCATTACCCATTACCCATTACCCATTACCCATTACCCATTACCCATTACCCATTACCCATCACCCTATCTTCTAGCTAAAATGTTTAAAACCGCTAGAAGAATCGTCTCTGCCATCACCGTGAATTCACTCTCTAAATTTTCCCCTACCCCACTCCACCCATAAGGCCATAATACCCTATCCTACTAAGAATCGACACTTCAAGTCTACAATCCCACCCGCACCCAATAGTAAAACCATCTCCACCCACACCCTTTACCTTTAATCACTTCCTCCACTGACTACACCCTTCTCTGTTTGAATGCTGATAATTGCTAGTCACATTGAACCTGACTTAAATTCTACAAGCTTCAAGTAGATCTAAGAAAATAATCTCCAAACTTGAGGAGAAATACCTCGTTTCATTGATGATTTATGCTTGCCACCTGCAAACCGCCGTCAATTCAAACCAGGTTCGGCTGGAAGTTTTAATTTTTTAACTTCCTACTTAAAGCTGCATTTAGTTATTGTCAACTTATTCTTTTACTTTTCTACTGCCTTAATTTGCTTACCTTTTATCACCTAACTACCTAAGTGCTACTGTGTATGGCCTTCATTTTAGCCTTGTTTTTAGATTTGGCATTCTGTCTCACAGGGGACTAATTTTTATGTTATTTCCTAGAGTGTGCTTGATGGTTATAATGGAACTGTGTTGGCTTATGGGCAAACTGGTACCGGAAAAACTTACACTCTTGGGCAGTTGGGAGAAGAAGATGTTTCTAATCGAGGAATCATGGTCCGATCCATGGAAGATATTCTTTCTGACATCTGTTTAGAGACCGATTCAGTCTTTGTATCATATCTACAGGTTGGTAAATTTCACTacattcaacaacaacaacaacattaccccaagaAACTCAATGGCTCCCGCGAATGCGGGGGTATGgagggtcggatgtacgcagttttacccttgtgttagcaacacaaagagactctttccgaatgacccaagatgaaaattgcatcGAAAACTACATCGAATGACTGGTACTTCACAATAGAAAGAAGCGCAGTCACTTTAGTAAGCCATTTTGCTTATCATAATCcggaaccaaagagtaatgaatcTTTGGCTCAACAGAAAAATGCAATCTTTGGAACCAAAGAGTAAATTTCACTACATTATACAAAAAAAGCAACCACATTACCAAAGTGCCTAATGAAGATTGCAAAATGCAAACTGCGAGATAGGGATTGGGCAGTGGGTGGTTGTCAAATATGTGCAACCGTACCTCAGTGTTAACAACCCAACGAGGTTGTTTCCGCATGACCTTAATGAAGACTGTGTTTGCTGACTTCTATGCCATTATAAAAAGAAgctttgaatttgaaaattttgcaATCAATTTTACCTGAAGTCTTTTCCTTGCCCAATCTGTGCTACAATTTCTACATTTGGTgcattaatcttattattatttcaacCTTTTGCAGCTGTATATGGAAACCATTCAAGATCTTCTTAATCCTTCAAATGACAACATTCCTATCACAGAGGATCCACGGACAGGAGAAGTTTCTGTTCCTGGAGCAACCGTGGTAGAGATAAGAGACCAACACAGCTTTTTGGAGCTTTTGAGATTAGGGGAAGCTCATCGTTTTGCTGCCAATACAAAATTGAATACAGAATCTTCTAGGAGCCATGCCATACTAATGgtcagtaattttttttttttccagttttaATCATGCACTTATATTATGTTCTGCATATGTAATTCTGTACTGCATTGCTGCTTCTTTGTTGTCTGGTGTGGATGCTCATTTGGGAGGTGTCAAAAAACATAACTGCTTGTGAAATATGATTGCAATATTTTTTTTGATGAGCACTGGTTTTAGCAGCTGTAATAAACTCATATCTTGTATTCTTGTGGGATAGCAACTATAAGTCATGTGACATGTATAGTTGTCAGGACAACTGGGTACATGAAGGATTATTACTAGAACTTGGAGGGGTAGACTTCTGCAGCATGGCTACTTCCCTCCTCCTTGATTGTATTTCATAGGAGCATACAAATGAGGTGTGTAGGTCAAAACTCCACAAAATGTAATCAGTAATGAAATTGATCAATTGGCTAACTAGGGAGAGAGATTCATGGAAAGTTAGGATGTTCGTACTCTTACTTAGTCAGTCAATGGTTTAACAATTGAGAAAACCCTTGGACTATTGTACAATTAGCCATAGAAGAGCCAATTTTCCTTGAATAAAGTCACTGGACTTAACATGTAACACAATCTCAAAAAGGAATTGGCATATATTGTGATGTACCCTTTGTAGAGTTGATGTTCTTTCAGGGCTAAAATACATAGTGGTTTCATTCCAATGACGCTTGAGAAAGACTATGCCTCTTGTATACACCTTGCTTGTCCTAAAATTTACATCATTAGAGAAATATTTTCCGAACAGTTTTGATCTATATGAGCTACACAGACCTTTTGCCAACCTTTCAAATATGATAGATGTACCACCAGAATTATTCCTCCCTCCGTCCAACTTAATTTGTGCTTCAGACTGTTGCGTAATTGCTATAGGCAACACTAAAATTGTGTTGAAATTGACACACACTACCCCTCACTTGGAATTTTTTTTAAAGATTATTTAAATTACTTGATAGTGTTTAACAGTTTAAGGTTAATATTTGAAGCGTTTTTTGCACTGGTCTTTTTTAAAGTGGCAGATAATTTTGGATGAGCAACCTTTGTATTGTACAACTACTAAATGTGGACGAGAGTAGCAATTGTTGTCATCCCTTACTCGTTATTCTCACCTGTGTACAGACTAGAGTTGTAATGTTATTTCGGATGACTATTTGCAGGTGCAAGTGAAAAGGTGTGTAAGGGGAGAGCCTTCTTCAAGTGATGATGAAAACCATTCTCAATCAGTTAAGAGTTGTAATCCCCCTGTTGTACGGAAAGGCAAGCTAGTTATGGTAGATCTTGCTGGTTCGGAACGTGTTCACAAATCAGGTGCATGATGCTACATTGTTGTGAAGGCTCTATCTTATTTCTAAAATTGTGAACTTGCCTTTTGCTCATTCTGAACTTAGAGAACACTTGTGTTGATTAGCCTAATACGAGAAAACCCCATGTCATGTTTCAAAGGTTGTTTTCCTAATATTTTTCTTAAATACATTGAAGTTACTCATTGTGAGTTTTATTTTCTATAATATATTCCATTGTTTGGTTCAACTAATGAGAAATGTAAGGACTTTTTGTCTGGCTAGCAAATTACAGAGGAATAGGAGGAAGCTAAAACAAAACTTATACTTCTGCTGTTAGCTTTCAATCTCTCTAATTCTTCCGGATTAGAAGGAAAGGAAGATGAGACTTATATTAAGAAGTGTTTCCACGCAGTTCATTGCCCTCCAATTCTTATGTAATTATGTTAATCACACGACTCAATCACTCACTTCTTTTTTATCCAATTCCTCTCCCCAAACATAATCGTTTGAGTGCGTCCCAAGATTCTCAAGTCCTGACCCAATTTTTAGTGACCCTTTTAGAACTTAGAAGTATCACGACACATTTCATAGTGTATGGTCTTTGGTATTCAGGAAGTGTGTTTCTCCTGTACCTTTTTTGTTGTGGGTACCTATTGTCAGATTGTCACTAAGGATCATTTGTTCTTGTGATCTTGTCTACCTTGTATGTAGAAATCAATGCATGTTGGGACCTAAGAGCATTGTCATCAATGATCTCATCCTGATCTTCTTGTCAAAGAAGTAGTCATTGTAGTAGAACTGGTTTATAATGATAATCCGTTTCAGAGATAAAACCTTGCTGAAGTAgatccttctttttttttttttttttctggtaGGAAGTGAGGGCCATACCTTGGAAGAAGCAAAGGCAATCAATCTCTCACTTACAGCATTGGGAAAATGCATAAATGCGCTTGCAGAAAATAGTCCTCATGTGCCAGTACGTGATTCAAAACTTACGAGATTACTGAAAGATTCATTTGGAGGTAAGATGCTTTGTTTGGACCTAGCCTAagtaaaaaaatatatataaaaaaatttaATTGATTTTGGTGCTACATTGCTGTAAATTGATCTCCTTAACATAATGACGTTGTACCTGTTCTAAATCTGTCTACCAAAGCGTTTAGGTCATTATGTCTTTCATGTTACTTCCTAAACCTGTGAATCAGACAACAAAGATAGTGAGAATTTTAACATCATTGGATATCTCTATAATTTACAGAGACTTCTTTTGATTCCAGGGACTGCAAGAACATCACTAATCGTAACAATTGGTCCTTCTCCACGGCATCGTGGGGAGACTACAAGCACTATTTCATTTGGGCAAAGGGTAAGCTCCTTTATCTCTGTAGTTTCTTACTTACAGGCGTAGTGCATTCAGCGTTTCATTAGCATAAAAAAACATGTTGTAACCAGTTGTATGTAGAGTATTTTTTTCACGGGATTCTAAACTTCTGCTGCAGTTTTGGTGTGCTTGTTTTTATTTCTCCCTTTTCTCAAAAATACCATCCACTTTCATATTTTGTAAGAAATAAAAAGCAGGATTGGAATCAatacttttatatttttttttcaaggTGCAAAAAAATGAACAAAGAGATTTATTGGTGTTCTGGAACTATTCCCTCCCAATCTCTATTTTCTTCCCATTTTCCCTTTTgacaatttttttttgattttcttgccacttcttattcccttaattggGAAGTGTTCTGATTTGCTTTTACCATTTTACCCTTATGTATCACATCACATACCCACCTCCTTCCCCCTGCTTAATCACCCTCCAACCATCAGTCAACTTACCACCACCTCCCAGCACCTACTCTGACCTCGGAGCACCAACTCCGATCTTCAACAACCACCTCTGCATCAAACTCGCATCATTCGATAACATCACGAGCCTTCATATATGACCTCCACCATTACTGTTGTCCACCTCCTCAAACCCCAACCGTCACCTCTGCCCACTACCTCCACCGGCCACCTCAACCCGGAAAAACCATCCCCGATTGTATGCAGTGGTGCTGGTGTTTGTGTTATTGGCGAGGGAGGAGAGTGAGGTTAATGAGGGATAATGTCAGTGAGAAAAGCAGTGGTGGGTGAGGATGAGAGACTTAATTTGAGGAGGGTATAATAGTCTTTTAGTTCATTTTCTGAAGAGGTGTGAAGaatgaaatgggaagaaaaaAAGAATGGCAGAGAGTACTTATTAAATTTCATACAGTGTTGAATACAGAATGTATTTTAGAGAACAGAGTGCAATTTTATTGCAGTGGTTTTTAGGTTATCCTTTTTAATAATTTGGGAAGTATGTATCCTTACCATGATCTCCAATCACAAAAGGTATGTATGGAATATGGATGATATCGTGTATGCTAACTGTTTGCCACACGTTATTCTTCCTATGGCACAGGCAATGAAGGTTGAGAACATGTTAAAAATTAAGGAAGAATTTGATTACAAGAGTTTATCTAAAAGGCTTGAAGTACAATTGGACAAACTAATTGCTGAAGGAGAAAGACGGCAGAAAGCATTTGATGACGAAGTAAAACGACTAGAACTAGAAGCGCAAAATCATACTGCAGAAATTGAAAGAAAATTTACTGTTGAATTGGAGGTTTGTCAAAAATATCAGCTGCATAATGTTTCTTCTTTATACTTCTGTTTCAGAAGATGCTTTTAGATTCTTAACTATTCTGGAGAGCTTTGTCTTTTAgctcttaatttatttttttgaTCTCCAGAAAGAAAGATCGAAATGTCAAATGGATTATTTGGAATCTATAAAGAAACTTGAGGAGAAGTGGATTGTGAATCAGCAAAAGCAACAGAGGAACGGGTTTAGTAATGGTTCATGTGAAACAGAGGTATATCATTGTTAAATACATATTGTATGCTATTTAAGTCTTCTCTTGCTCCAATTTTGTCTCAAGCCGTGTGTTTGTTGGGCATTATTGGATGCTTAGGTTCGGAACTGAATTACGCAATATGTTATTTTCCTTTTGCATTGCTATCCTGATCTATGTTAATTACCCTGTTGCTGATCCAGGAACCTAGTGTAAAGCTGTCTGAGGAAGTTGCTGAGGTTAAAAATATGCTTAAAAAAGAGACCATTTTGAGAAAGACAGCTGAGGAAGAGGTGAACAAGTTGAAATATCAAATAGCCGAGTGGACATGTTCAGGAGTATGCTCCGATTCCttgtttcttttctttccttttcttttcagaTTGAGGGGGATCTTAATGCTTTCCTAAACCAAAATTTTGGTTATAGGATGGGGAGGATCCTGAGATTCTAAGGCTTCACAAAATGTTGGAGGATGAATCTTACGAGAAAAAGAAGCTACAAGATGAAATGACAGCTTTGCAAAGCCAATTATTGCAACTTACATTTGAAGCCGATCAGGTACTTCACTTGGTTTCTTGAAACCATGGTTACCGAATTTGCTATGAATACATCCTTACCAATTCGCTATTCGCTCTTACAGAATGTGTGAGATATATATTTTCAGTAAGTAacatgatagaattcgcttttaacaattCGCGATTCGCGAGGGCACTGAGCGAATTCGGTAACCATTCTTgaaactattattattagaagaataAATTGGTACGTACTACCTTTTATAGTTTTATGTACCTTTTTATTTACAAATTACTACCTAATaagaaaaattttaaaatttgctGCCTAATATTGACCTTTCTTTACCGATTGCTACCATAAATGAGTTCAGACTTGCTTTTTGTTTATTTTCCGACAAAATttgcaaatttttttttctttctaccGAATCTACCCTTTTATCATTCAATTCCAATTCATATTTCCTCCTCCATCCCCTCTatcattattcatcttcaacttATTCCTCTTTAATTTCTTCCCTatccaaactaaaaaaaaaagtttaaaagatTGAAGTCAATTCTTCCTTCTTCCTATGTCAGTCCCCAACATCTCGTTCTTCTATTGAAACCCAAATTAAACTACCTGCATTCACCCCATTGCTCTTATTTTAGTGACATTTCCAACTCTTTTTCAGATCTATGCCGGCAACTGCCTTTATTTTTGTCAATAACTTTTGATGGTTTTTTTCACTCTGACTTTGAAGTCTAAATTCAAATATATCATCAATTTTGCCTGTATTTTTGTCTGCAACCTTCGATGGTTTTCTTTCACACGGACTTTGAAGTCTAAGTTCAAATATATCATCAATTTTGAGTATGGGAAGATTGAGTCTTTAGAAAAAGGCAGAGA
This sequence is a window from Silene latifolia isolate original U9 population chromosome 8, ASM4854445v1, whole genome shotgun sequence. Protein-coding genes within it:
- the LOC141596754 gene encoding kinesin-like protein KIN-UB encodes the protein MASRNGVVRGSFNRQSSASNLKSSIKSKPPVRRSSSAGTAGGGVGGVDGRVRVAVRLRPKNTEESVADADYADCVELQPELKRLKLRKNNWDSDTYEFDEVLTDFSSQKRVYEVVAKPVVESVLDGYNGTVLAYGQTGTGKTYTLGQLGEEDVSNRGIMVRSMEDILSDICLETDSVFVSYLQLYMETIQDLLNPSNDNIPITEDPRTGEVSVPGATVVEIRDQHSFLELLRLGEAHRFAANTKLNTESSRSHAILMVQVKRCVRGEPSSSDDENHSQSVKSCNPPVVRKGKLVMVDLAGSERVHKSGSEGHTLEEAKAINLSLTALGKCINALAENSPHVPVRDSKLTRLLKDSFGGTARTSLIVTIGPSPRHRGETTSTISFGQRAMKVENMLKIKEEFDYKSLSKRLEVQLDKLIAEGERRQKAFDDEVKRLELEAQNHTAEIERKFTVELEKERSKCQMDYLESIKKLEEKWIVNQQKQQRNGFSNGSCETEEPSVKLSEEVAEVKNMLKKETILRKTAEEEVNKLKYQIAEWTCSGDGEDPEILRLHKMLEDESYEKKKLQDEMTALQSQLLQLTFEADQMRRYIDKLESGNGFSRGHPLTSSSGQCHQKERENGPKPSFNSLFEQVGLQRILSMLESEDPNTRIHAVKIVANLAAEETNQERIVAAGGLTSLLMLLRNYEDEIVRRVAAGAIANLAMSEANQELIVAEGGISLLSITADDAEDPQTLRMVAGAIANLCGNDKLQTKVRAEGGIRALLGMVRCRHPDVLSQIARGIANFAKCESRSATQGSKSGKSLLIQDGALPWIVQNANNEASPIRRHIELALCHLAQHEINVKELIAGGALWELVRISRDCSRDDIKSLARRTLGSSPTFQVELRRLRIEI